The following are encoded together in the Equus quagga isolate Etosha38 chromosome 1, UCLA_HA_Equagga_1.0, whole genome shotgun sequence genome:
- the LOC124230314 gene encoding olfactory receptor 6C4-like produces MKNKTTFTEFILMGLTNQPAVQVVIFIFLFLTYLLSVLGNLTIIILTLVDPHLQTPMYFFLRNFSFLEISFTSIFIPRFLTSMTTGNKVISFAGCFTQYFFAILLGATEFYLLASMSYDRYVAICKPLQYLTMMSSRVCIQLVFCSWLGGLLAILPPIILMSQVDFCASNVLNHYFCDYGPLLELACSDTSLLELVVTFVAAVTLVVTLLLVTLSYTYIIRTILRIPSAQQRTKAFSTCSSHMIVISLSYGSCMFMYVNPSAKEVGAFNKGIAVLITSVTPLLNPFIYTLRNQQVKQAFKDTIKKIVKL; encoded by the coding sequence ATGAAAAACAAGACCACGTTTACTGAGTTCATTCTGATGGGCCTCACAAACCAACCTGCAGTCCAGGTGGTGATATTCATCTTTCTGTTCCTCACCTACTTGCTTAGTGTCCTAGGAAATCTGACCATCATCATTCTCACTCTGGTAGACCCCCACCTCCAGACccccatgtatttctttctccGGAATTTCTCCTTCTTAGAAATTTCCTTCACATCCATCTTTATTCCCAGATTTCTGACCAGCATGACAACAGGAAATAAGGTCATCAGCTTTGCTGGATGCTTTACCCAGTATTTTTTTGCTATACTCCTCGGGGCAACAGAATTTTACCTCTTGGCTTCTATGTCCTATGACCGCTacgtggccatctgcaaacccctGCAATACCTGACCATGATGAGCAGCAGAGTCTGCATACAACTTGTGTTCTGCTCCTGGCTGGGGGGATTACTAGCTATCTTGCCCCCAATAATCTTGATGAGCCAGGTGGATTTCTGTGCCTCCAATGTGCTGAATCACTATTTTTGTGACTACGGGCCCCTCCTGGAGCTTGCCTGCTCAGACACAAGCCTCTTAGAACTGGTGGTCACCTTCGTGGCAGCTGTAACTCTGGTGGTTACCCTGCTGCTGGTGACACTTTCTTATACATATATTATCAGGACCATCCTGAGGATTccttctgcccagcaaaggacAAAGGCTTTTTCCACTTGTTCTTCTCATATGATTGTCATCTCCCTGTCGTATGGGAGCTGCATGTTTATGTACGTTAATCCCTCTGCAAAAGAAGTAGGAGCTTTCAACAAAGGAATAGCTGTGCTCATTACTTCAGTTACTCCTTTATTAAACCCCTTTATTTATACTCTAAGAAATCAGCAAGTGAAGCAGGCATTCAAGGACACCATCAAAAAGATTgtgaagctttaa